In Monodelphis domestica isolate mMonDom1 chromosome 1, mMonDom1.pri, whole genome shotgun sequence, the sequence tcaatgtcaGGAAAAGGACCAGTCTTTGTGACCTGGCAGAATCTACTCAACAATCTAAAGACTAAGACCTGTCCTTaaaaggacagctaggtagctcagtggatagagcaccagacctagaatgaggaagacccaagttcaaattcagcttcatacacttactaaatatgtgaccctgagcaaattacttaaccctgtttgcctcaatttcctcatctataaaatgaactgtgggagaaggaaatggcaaatcactccagtatctttgccaagagaaccccaaatgaggtcacaaaaagtcagactcagctaaaagaactgaacaacaaaactgtCCTCAAAGGacttaaatctctttctcttGACCAAAAGGACACTAGAGGTCcctgacttttttctttatagcctcccctcttctctcccctctctctactGCCCCCTTCCCCTACCCAGCTACTGCTGGGTAAAGTTCCTTACTTCATGAAGTCTGGGGATTTGGACATGGCATGTTCAAACTCTGCAAAAGACAGCATGTGGTCATTGTCCAGGTCAGCGTCATACCATACCtgtaatagggaaaaaaagaaattggggggCAAGGTCCAAGAGCCAGAACAAACAGTAAGCTAGAGAAGGGGTAGAGGAAAAGCCCCTGGCTTGGGCCCTTTGTTCGGGAATCCTCCAGGGCCATCCAGTAGTCCCTGTTTTAGAGGAAACATCTGCTGGGCCACCCTGGCCCTCACCTGCTACCTCAGGTGTGAACTTTGGCAACCCCATGCTATTTACAACAGCCAAACTGGGATGGAGGCCCCAAGGGGCCTTACCCTGAGAGTCCCCAGAAACTGTACTGGGAGAGGGAGGCCTACCTGCTAGTTGGATATGGGATAAATGGGTTAGagttggttggtttttttaagtAAGCAACCGTACAAATTAATGAGCCTTTGACTGCTCTACCATACAAGGATTTGGTGTTGTCTGCTTTTTGTTAGGCCAGCTAGATCCTCCTGTACTCTTACCCCATATATGTTTCTCTACATGAATTCTCCTTCATGCCCCCAACCCGGAGAGGCACATGGATCAGAATTTCGCCATTGATGAGTGGGGGATGTTTATGACAACTTGCAATTTCCACACACAGGACAATGAATACAAAATGAAACTTTAATTCCAGGGAGTGGGATGGGGTTGGGAAGAGGAATGCCAACAGAGATCCCAAGCCATTtccaaggagggagaaagaaatagtCAGGTTGGGGCAAGGAGGAAGTATTCTCCACCCTGTAGTGATTTAGTcagtgcttgttgactgatggcagcatccttttcttttctttctttctttcctttttgtttatttttgcaaatgggagtaagtgacttgcccagggtcacccagcaagatcacatttgaactgagTTTCTACAGAGTGCAGgcctgatgctttatccactgagtcacctaactgccccagcttccttttctttaaagaattCTTGTTAATTAGGAGCTCAGTTGTTTCTGTCCTATTGCTGAAGGaatataaatgctatcattataGTCTACATTTCAGTACCCTGGGGGAAAGCCTTAGTTATTCTCCCCTAGTTAcagctttgattttttctcacATAATTGACAGGGAAGATGGTAAGCTATACCTCAAGAGAAAGGGAGTCATGGAACACTCAAGTCCAGTGTGATACTTTCCTACCTCTTAGAaaatgacctgaatccaggagtgGGATTGTTATCATTAAGTACCAGGCTATCAGTTATGAGTCACAGGCTTGGCAAGGTCTTCACTCAAGACCCTGGAAAACTCTGGAGCCAAAATATGCCAGCCCTGTAGGTACAGTGCAAGGGGCGCTGAATCTGGAGCCAGAggtccctaggttcaaatcccaccccaaatcacttaacttccctgggcctcagtttcatcatctataaaatgagagatttagatTAAATAAACTATTAAATCTCTCCTAACTCTggacctatgatcctatgatttctcTTGGCCATTCTTCAGGCTAATCCAACTAAAAGCCCTAAAATTACAAATAGCAAAGGCTCAATcgagcctcagacactccctagcagGGTAACTctgagacaagtcatttaatcctatttgcctagctcttgctcatctatcttaaaattgttactaagacagaaagtagtgTTTGGGTTTTTAAATAGCAAAGACTCACTCTGTGGCCTTAAGATCAAACTTGGAACCATGACCCTATGGGCAACTGCTCCCATCTCTTAAAAGGGCAAGCATTGAGTGAGAAAGCAGAAATGATTCAAGAAAATGAGCCTAGTGAATGTAGCTTACTTCTTTATGGTACCTAATatggtatgtttttttttaaatatattttatttgatcatttccaagcattattcgttaaagatcattttcttttcctcccctcccaccccccatagccgacgcgtaagtccactgggcattagatgttttcttgatttgaacccattgctttgttgatagtatttgcactagagtgttcatttagagtctgtcctctgtcatgtcccctcaacctctgtattcaggcagttgcttttcctcggtgtttccactcccatagtttatcctctgcttatgaatggtgtttttttctcctggatccctgcaagttgttcagggacattacaccgccactaatggagaagtccattacgttcgattataccacagtgtattagtctctgtgtacaatgttctcccggttctgctcctctcgctctgcatcacttcctggagattgttccagtctccatggaacttctccactttattattccttttagcacaatagtactccatcaccaacatataccacagtttattcagccattccccaattgatgggcatcccctcgttttccagttttgggccaccacaaagagcgcagctatgaatatttttgtacaagtctttttgtccattatctctttggggtacagacccagcagtgctatggctgggtcaaagggtagatattcttttgtcgccctttgggcatagttccaaattgccctccagaatggttggatcaattcacaactccaccagcaatgaattaatgtccctactttgccacatcccctccagcattcattactttcctttgctgttatgttagccaatctgctaggtgtgaggtgatacctcagagttgttttgatttgcatctctctgattataagagatgtagagcacttcttcatgtgcttgttaatagttttgatttctttatctgagaactgcctatccatgtcccttgcccatttatcaattggagaatggcttgattttttgtacaattgatttagctcattataaatatgagtaattaaacctttgtcagaggtttctatgaagattttttcccaatttgttgtttcccttctgattttagttatattggttttgtttgtacaaaagctttttagtttgatgtagtcaaaattatttattttacattttgtgattctttctatatcttgcttggttttaaagcctttcccctcccaaaggtctgacatgtatactattctgtgtttacccaatttacttatggtttccttctttatgtttaagtcactcacccattttgaatttatcttggtgtagggtgtgaggtgttgatctattcctagtctctcccacactgtcttccaattttcccagcagtttttatcgaatagtggatttttgtcccaaaagctgggatctttgggtttatcgtatactgtcttgctgaggtcgctttcccccagtctattccactgatcttcctttctgtttcttagccagtaccaaattgttttgatgactgctgctttgtaatatagttttaggtcagggactgcaaggcccccatcgtatgtgttttttttttcattatttccctggatatccttgatcttttgttcttccaaatgaactttgttatggttttttctaaatcagtgaagaagtattttggtagttcaatgggtatggtactaaatagataaataagtttgggtaggatggtcatttttattatattggctcgtcctatccatgagcagttaatgtttttccatttgttcaggtctagttttagttgtgtggcgagtgttttgtagttgtgttcatatagttcctgtgtttgtcttgggagatagattcctaggtattttattttgtctaaggtgattttgaatgggatttctctttctagttcttgctgctgagctgtgttggagatatatagaaaagctgatgatttatgtgggtttattttgtatccggcaactttgctaaagttgttgattatttcaattagctttttggttgaatctctaggattctttaagtagaccatcatgtcatccgcaaagattgataacttggtctcctccttgcctattttgatgccttcaatttctttatcttctctaattgctactgctagtgtttctagtacaatgtcaaatagtaggggtgataatgggcatccttgtttcacccctgatcttattgggaatgcatctagtttatccccattgcagatgatattagctgttggttttagatatatactgtttattatttttaggaatgacccttctattcctatgctttctagtgtttttaataggaatgggtgttgtattttatcaaaggctttttctgcatctattgagataatcatgtggttcttgctagtttgcttgttgatgtggtcaattatgtggatggttttcctaatgttgaaccagccctgcatccctggtatgaatcctacttgatcatggtgaatgatccttctgatcacttgctggagtctttttgctagtatcctatttaagatttttgcatctatattcattagggagattggcctatagttttctttctctgtttttgatctgcctggttttggaatcagtaccatgtttgtgttgtaaaaggagtttggtagaactccctctttgcttattatgtcaaatagtttgtatagtattggggttaactgttctctgaatgtttgatagaattcacaggtgaatccatcaggccctggggattttttcttaggaagttctttgatggcttgatggatttcaatttctgatatgggattatttaagaattctatttcctcttctgttagtctaggcagtttgtatttttgtatatattcatccatttctcctaaattggtgtatttgttgccatataattgggcaaagtaatttctaatgattgccttaatttcctcctcattggaggtgctgtcccccttttcatctttaatgctgtgaatttgcttttcttccttcctttttttaattagatctaaTATGGTATGTTTGATCCCTATATAAAGTCAGCCCATTTCATCTTGTTTCAAGGACATACACCAATCCCCAAACTTGATTCTGATCTTTTGCAAATTTGTGCCCTTGGCCATCATGAGAGAGAGTTTGGACAGCATTGAGTGATCCTTCTCTACTACCTTCCTAGCCACCACTTGAGGGATCAGAATAGTGAAGGTCCCACTTGTCACACCCTCTCCTAGGCCCTTTTAAACCCACCAGTCATGAAGGGAAGGTCAGTTTGGACCCAtctggtacatacatgttgaatCAGATTCTTTAGTAACTCGTCACCCACATCAGTAGTGTTTAGCAATCGCTTGATGATGTTTTGAAGGTCATCCTCATCAATGAAGCCATTCTCATTAATATCTGCTGAGAAGAGACAATTCTTGAATATAATGAAGAGGTTGAGAAGGATGGATAGGGGAAACTCTTCCTCTCTACCTCAGGCCATTAAAAACCAATTATatcagcttggtagctcagtggatagagtacccggcctggagaagggaggtcctgagtttaaattcagcctcacacactaactgtgtgacactgggcaagccacttatacactatttgcctcagtttcctcatctgtaaaatgagctggagaaggaaatggcaaaccactccattatctttgccaagagaactccaaatgggatcaggaagagtcaggcacaattgaaaaattactgaacaacaatagctCAGAGGAAGCCATTCTTTCACAAGTCAGCACTTTCTacctttggacagctctaattgttaagaaggtTTTTTCCTTACCTTACCTACCAGGGAATAGTCAACTTTTCCTTCTAGACCTTCTACTATGTATAAACTTGCTATGTAACTTCCAGGAAAAGTTATTTTGTAgccattttcttctaatttagagATTTTGCCTTGCAGATAGAAAGCTGGCCTCAAAGTCAACAGGACGTTGGATTTACATTCTTCCTTGAACCCCTGctggttgaatgactgaacaggttactgaatctcttcctcctttctgtttctcctcctttctgtttctcctcCAAGACACTTCCAAGTTTTAGGCATTTTTAccggctgtcccccatgcctgaaattctctccctcctcatcttcatctcctGGCTTCTTTAAAATGCCAGCTAAAACCCTATCTTCTGCAAAAAACCTTCTTATACTACTGCCTCCCCCCTAAGATTATCACCAATTTATTTGGTTTCTTCAGTGAATCGTTCacctgttgtctctcccattagactgagttccttgagagcagggaatacatgtttgcctttctctctatctctaacaTTTAGCATAGAACCCGGTAtatctaagtgcttaataaattattgttgaatGGCAGGCATTACTCTCTCCTATACTCTTCTAATGTATAGAAGAAGCACAGATTGGATCTATGAAACACAGGTCAAGACCCTCCCCACTCCAacctacccccccaaaaaaaatcataaGGTGTAAATTTTCTCAAAAATATCTGTTTTTCTTTGCAAGGTTAAAATGTTAAGCAACATCATTATGGGTAATCATAagggattattataaaaataaaaaatttactaCCTAGGAAATAAATGTTCCTCTTGAAATTTGTTGACTGCATTTTGCCTTGTTTTGTTAAAAGCCACCATGGCCAGTTTTCCCATTTCTTGGATTCAGACAGTAAGCTCTAGACCTTCTTTCTCATGTTGGGTAGCCCTTGCACCCTTCTTTGGTGAGCTTTTCATTTCTAACTTGACTTTTCTCCCCACAAGTACAGATTTGGGTCCCTTTTCAGCATTTTAAGGAAACTCTGAGGTGTCCTTTTGCTCCCCTGGCCTTTGgacccctcctcctctccaactACCTCCTCCATAGATGATTGACCACCCATATTCAAGACCATTTAACCTTTCTCATCACCACCCCTTTTCCAGTTTTGTAACCAGGAACCGTAATCAAATAAACTTTGCtctcacacccccccccccccccccggaaacATGTATCGATGGACTTCCCTGTGACCAGGAATGTGCTACTAAATTTTAACACCcagcttgcaaaaaaaaaaaaagtgaaccatACACCTTTAAGCTTAATATGCATTAtgatcattttcttcatcactttcttaagtttagacaatcagcaaaacaacCCAAGCCTTAacttgtagcatttgccaatttccaaggtataaatgcttataaaaatgTAATCCTTTATATCAAGGAGCCATTTCAAACTCAATCCAGCATACTTCTAGCTACAATTGTAGGAGTGAGATTGCCCAGGGAAGAAGTATAGAAATACAGAAGGAGATAACATGATCATCATTCCAACCCCCAAactcaaattcattttaatttcctgAATACTGTAGCCCTCAATATATCTTACCATAGATGCGGAAGGCATACTCAATCTTCAGGCTGGGGCAGGCCTGGGCACTAAATACAGAAGCCATTCCCAAAATATCCTCAAATGAGAAGACTTCATCGTGGGAGAACACTCTGCAGATTCTGTCTCTGAAGGGGTTAACCTGCTGAGCAAGGAGGAAGAAGATTATGTCCACTGTCCACACTTTGCTGTTCACTGTCTAGCTTTtgtcttaaaaatcattttaatggcagcagctgggtggctcagtgaataaagagccaggccgagagacaagaggtcctgggtgcaaatctggcctcagatatttcctagctatgtgaccctgggcaggtcacttaacccaattttcccagcccttaccactctttttctttggaaccaaaacttagtgtCAGTTTtcagtaaaggttttttaaaatcactttaatcGAAGGCCTTtacatcttgtttgtacatagatgtttgcatattgtctctcccatttagactgtaagctcctgaAGGGGAGGGATTGGTTTTACATTTTACCCATTTCCagattatcacacacacacacacacacacacacacacacacacacacacacaactggcATTGAGTCACCCTTTAAGCAAAGAAAAAACAGCTAAGCAAAAACCAACTGGCAATGTATGTGATATGCTTTCCCTGTAGTCTCTCACCTCCCTCTTGAAGGCAAAGCTatatgtttccttatctgttctcCAGGATTAGGACTGCTTAGAGTTTGCCTTCCTATTACTAGTCTTCATTCACATTATTATATGTGTGTTCa encodes:
- the CIB4 gene encoding calcium and integrin-binding family member 4 isoform X4 translates to MGQCLRHPMSWEELEEYQALTFLTRNEILCIHETFCKLCPRGKYYKEATLTMDQISSLPALRVNPFRDRICRVFSHDEVFSFEDILGMASVFSAQACPSLKIEYAFRIYDINENGFIDEDDLQNIIKRLLNTTDVGDELLKNLIQHVWYDADLDNDHMLSFAEFEHAMSKSPDFMNSFRIPSWGL
- the CIB4 gene encoding calcium and integrin-binding family member 4 isoform X1, with product MGQCLRHPMSWEELEEYQALTFLTRNEILCIHETFCKLCPRGKYYKEATLTMDQISSLPALRQVNPFRDRICRVFSHDEVFSFEDILGMASVFSAQACPSLKIEYAFRIYADINENGFIDEDDLQNIIKRLLNTTDVGDELLKNLIQHVWYDADLDNDHMLSFAEFEHAMSKSPDFMNSFRIPSWGL
- the CIB4 gene encoding calcium and integrin-binding family member 4 isoform X3, whose protein sequence is MGQCLRHPMSWEELEEYQALTFLTRNEILCIHETFCKLCPRGKYYKEATLTMDQISSLPALRVNPFRDRICRVFSHDEVFSFEDILGMASVFSAQACPSLKIEYAFRIYADINENGFIDEDDLQNIIKRLLNTTDVGDELLKNLIQHVWYDADLDNDHMLSFAEFEHAMSKSPDFMNSFRIPSWGL
- the CIB4 gene encoding calcium and integrin-binding family member 4 isoform X2; protein product: MGQCLRHPMSWEELEEYQALTFLTRNEILCIHETFCKLCPRGKYYKEATLTMDQISSLPALRQVNPFRDRICRVFSHDEVFSFEDILGMASVFSAQACPSLKIEYAFRIYDINENGFIDEDDLQNIIKRLLNTTDVGDELLKNLIQHVWYDADLDNDHMLSFAEFEHAMSKSPDFMNSFRIPSWGL